In a genomic window of bacterium:
- a CDS encoding LysM peptidoglycan-binding domain-containing protein, whose product MNNAKWLLVAVLTMGLIDAGCAGKRRIEGDEVPTQPQTDVVMPPQPMEAPPAPEVAEEPPAPEPTATPAPAPPPPPVAEEPAATPEPTQAPKKEIEKYIVVKGDTLWDISGMRIIYKDNFDWPLLFKANRDQITDPDLIYPKQELLIRRDWTQEDLDKAKKDASDTPKYVPHTKPRETLPVNYF is encoded by the coding sequence ATGAACAATGCGAAATGGTTGTTGGTGGCCGTTCTTACGATGGGGTTGATCGATGCTGGTTGCGCCGGGAAACGGCGCATCGAAGGGGACGAGGTCCCGACCCAGCCCCAGACCGACGTGGTGATGCCGCCCCAGCCCATGGAAGCGCCGCCGGCTCCTGAGGTCGCCGAAGAACCCCCGGCCCCCGAACCGACCGCGACCCCGGCCCCCGCGCCTCCACCTCCGCCGGTCGCCGAAGAACCCGCGGCGACCCCCGAACCCACCCAAGCGCCCAAGAAGGAGATCGAGAAGTACATCGTGGTCAAGGGCGATACCCTTTGGGATATCTCGGGCATGCGGATCATCTACAAGGACAATTTCGATTGGCCGCTTTTGTTCAAGGCCAACCGGGACCAGATCACCGATCCGGACCTGATCTATCCCAAGCAGGAGCTCCTCATCCGCCGGGATTGGACCCAGGAGGACCTGGACAAGGCTAAGAAGGACGCCAGCGACACCCCGAAATACGTGCCGCACACCAAACCCCGGGAGACCTTGCCGGTCAATTACTTCTAA
- a CDS encoding hemolysin family protein, translating to MDTYLFIHLWILFGLLLFAMFFAAVETSLLSLPRPILKQRTQLPGPLGMAYRAWQDHPNRLLTSMLIGTNITTIAASTLAAYMAIHLSEVHGWSPTVTGTVVSAAVTVVIIIFAEALPKLVGRSFSTQMAGFLIVPIYLFDRVLSPLNWVMAKALGGLFPGLSHNSVALVTEEDVKHLIDMGQEAGTIYEEEKRMIQSIFEFTDTKVGKVMIPRTDMFCVDIATPLDDLVEVVVEKGYSRVPVFKGNRDNIVGIIHTRDLLSIWKHRELIVVQDILRKPYFVPESMRVDRLLREFRRGRFHMAIVVDEYGGTAGVVTLEDLIEEIIGEIRDEHETAEEKAIAKQEDGSFVIEADVALDEVNEALGVNLVPKGDVASLGGYITEVMGKVPRKGRVLEDREVVFKVLEASDKALLRVRAVKRKTPWTGSAGPVETVPKPRKRKITVPEGGTPPVHKLEDPEKMPEKKPG from the coding sequence GTGGACACTTACCTATTCATCCATCTTTGGATCCTATTCGGTCTCTTGCTCTTCGCCATGTTCTTTGCGGCGGTGGAGACGAGCCTCCTGTCGCTCCCGCGCCCGATCCTCAAACAGCGCACCCAACTACCCGGGCCCCTGGGGATGGCCTACCGGGCCTGGCAGGACCATCCCAACCGCCTGCTGACCTCCATGCTCATCGGCACCAACATCACCACCATCGCCGCCTCCACCCTGGCGGCCTACATGGCCATCCACCTCTCCGAGGTCCATGGCTGGAGCCCGACGGTCACGGGCACGGTGGTCTCGGCGGCCGTGACCGTCGTCATCATCATTTTCGCTGAAGCCCTGCCGAAGCTGGTGGGACGCAGTTTTTCGACCCAGATGGCGGGCTTCCTGATCGTCCCCATCTACCTTTTCGACCGGGTCCTTTCCCCCCTGAACTGGGTCATGGCCAAGGCCCTCGGCGGCCTTTTCCCGGGGCTTTCCCACAACTCGGTGGCCCTGGTCACGGAAGAGGACGTGAAGCACCTCATCGACATGGGCCAGGAAGCCGGGACCATCTACGAGGAAGAGAAGCGGATGATCCAGTCCATCTTCGAGTTCACCGATACCAAGGTGGGCAAGGTCATGATCCCGCGTACCGACATGTTCTGTGTGGACATCGCCACGCCCCTGGACGACCTGGTGGAGGTGGTGGTGGAGAAGGGTTATTCCCGGGTGCCGGTCTTCAAGGGGAACCGGGACAACATCGTGGGCATCATCCATACCAGGGACCTGCTCTCCATCTGGAAGCACCGGGAACTCATCGTCGTCCAGGACATCCTCCGGAAGCCCTATTTCGTGCCCGAATCCATGCGGGTGGACCGCCTATTGCGGGAATTCCGCCGCGGCCGTTTCCACATGGCCATCGTGGTGGATGAATACGGTGGGACCGCGGGCGTCGTCACCCTCGAGGACCTGATCGAGGAGATCATCGGGGAGATCCGGGATGAACACGAGACGGCCGAGGAAAAGGCCATCGCCAAACAGGAGGATGGATCCTTCGTGATCGAGGCGGACGTGGCCCTGGACGAGGTGAACGAGGCCTTGGGAGTGAACCTGGTGCCGAAAGGGGATGTGGCCAGTTTGGGCGGCTATATCACCGAGGTGATGGGCAAGGTGCCCCGCAAGGGGCGGGTCCTCGAGGATCGGGAGGTGGTCTTCAAGGTGTTGGAAGCTTCCGATAAGGCCCTCCTGCGGGTGAGGGCGGTGAAACGGAAAACGCCTTGGACGGGCTCGGCCGGCCCGGTGGAGACCGTTCCCAAACCCAGGAAAAGGAAGATCACG
- a CDS encoding PhoH family protein — translation MSQTVNRKITLDDQQECVRLLGERDNTLKLLRDSFDVHLVARGNEIILTGQPLEVSHASQVIERLRGQIKRGQEGFFQPGTVQRMIHEAKQGRSEPAEEVPGETILMSSHKRPIQARSENQRRYVEAIKANDVVFGIGPAGTGKTYLAMAMAVSALRESQVERLVLTRPAVEAGEKLGFLPGDLQDKVDPYLRPLYDALYDMVEYDKLQRLFQQRAVEVAPLAYMRGRTLSNAFIILDEAQNTSPEQMKMFLTRMGTGSKMVVTGDVTQIDLPVGRTSGLIEVQRILGQVKGIEFVTFSPRDVVRHPLVQNILEAYQENDKGRDRPAPGDKNQRPS, via the coding sequence TTGTCCCAAACCGTGAACCGGAAGATCACCCTGGATGACCAGCAGGAATGCGTCCGTCTCCTGGGCGAAAGGGACAATACCCTCAAACTGCTCCGGGATTCCTTCGACGTTCACCTGGTGGCCCGGGGAAACGAGATCATCCTCACCGGACAGCCCCTGGAGGTCTCCCACGCCAGCCAGGTCATCGAGCGGCTCCGGGGCCAGATCAAGAGAGGACAGGAAGGTTTCTTCCAGCCGGGAACGGTCCAACGCATGATCCATGAAGCCAAGCAGGGCAGGTCCGAACCAGCCGAGGAGGTTCCCGGCGAGACGATCCTGATGTCCTCCCATAAGCGGCCCATCCAGGCCCGCTCGGAAAACCAGCGCCGTTATGTGGAGGCCATCAAGGCCAACGACGTGGTCTTCGGCATCGGCCCGGCCGGGACGGGCAAGACCTACCTGGCCATGGCCATGGCGGTCTCGGCCCTGCGGGAGTCCCAGGTGGAGAGGCTCGTCCTGACCCGCCCGGCGGTGGAGGCGGGGGAGAAGCTGGGGTTCCTGCCTGGCGACCTCCAGGACAAGGTGGACCCTTACCTGCGGCCCCTCTACGACGCCCTCTATGACATGGTGGAATACGACAAGCTCCAGCGTCTTTTCCAGCAGAGGGCGGTGGAAGTGGCGCCGTTGGCCTATATGCGGGGCCGGACCCTGTCCAACGCCTTCATCATCCTCGACGAGGCCCAGAACACCAGCCCTGAGCAGATGAAGATGTTCCTCACCCGCATGGGGACCGGCTCCAAGATGGTCGTGACCGGGGACGTGACCCAGATCGACCTGCCCGTCGGCCGGACCTCCGGGCTCATCGAGGTCCAACGCATCCTGGGCCAGGTGAAGGGGATCGAGTTCGTGACCTTCTCGCCCCGGGACGTGGTCCGGCACCCATTGGTGCAGAACATCCTGGAGGCCTACCAGGAGAACGACAAGGGCCGCGATCGTCCGGCCCCGGGCGACAAGAACCAGCGGCCGTCCTGA
- the ybeY gene encoding rRNA maturation RNase YbeY yields MRLLFVNKTGADPVSRGWVLRLSRLVLRRVKGPSFERGAELSVTWVGDAEMKELNRSYRGKAKTTDVLSFPLLEGRRMPRAPKGPLPLGDVVVSLPQAARQAKERGVPMERELALLVVHGILHLLGHDHVTVRQEKRMFGLQERLLKGFKP; encoded by the coding sequence ATGCGACTCCTTTTTGTGAACAAGACCGGTGCCGATCCCGTGTCCCGGGGATGGGTGCTTCGCCTGTCGCGCTTGGTCCTGCGCCGGGTGAAGGGTCCATCGTTCGAGAGGGGCGCGGAGCTGTCGGTGACCTGGGTCGGGGACGCTGAAATGAAGGAACTCAACCGCTCCTACCGGGGCAAGGCCAAGACCACCGATGTGCTTTCGTTCCCGTTGCTGGAAGGGCGCCGGATGCCTAGGGCGCCGAAAGGCCCCTTGCCCCTGGGCGATGTGGTGGTGAGCCTGCCGCAGGCCGCCCGCCAAGCCAAGGAGCGTGGGGTCCCGATGGAACGGGAATTGGCCCTGCTCGTGGTCCATGGGATCCTCCATCTCCTGGGTCACGACCACGTGACGGTCCGGCAGGAGAAGAGGATGTTCGGTCTCCAGGAACGCCTCTTGAAAGGTTTTAAACCCTGA